In a single window of the Canis lupus familiaris isolate Mischka breed German Shepherd chromosome 2, alternate assembly UU_Cfam_GSD_1.0, whole genome shotgun sequence genome:
- the PLK2 gene encoding serine/threonine-protein kinase PLK2 produces the protein MELLRTITYQPAAGTKMCEQALGKACGGDSKKKRPPQPPEEPPPPPQPAGQGPPAAPHHHHHHAHSGAEVSRIIVDPTTGKRYCRGKVLGKGGFAKCYEMTDLTNNKVYAAKIIPHSRVAKPHQREKIDKEIELHRILHHKHVVQFYHYFEDKENIYILLEYCSRRSMAHILKARKVLTEPEVRYYLRQIVSGLKYLHEQEILHRDLKLGNFFINEAMELKVGDFGLAARLEPLEHRRRTICGTPNYLSPEVLNKQGHGCESDIWALGCVMYTMLLGRPPFETTNLKETYRCIREARYTMPSSLLAPAKHLIASMLSKNPEDRPSLDDIIRHEFFLQGFTPDRLSSSCCHTVPDFHLSSPAKNFFKKAAAALFGGKKDKARYIDTHNRVSKEDEEIYKLRHDLKKTSITQQPSKHRTDEELQPPTTTVARSGTPAVENKQQIGDAIRMIVRGTLGSCSSSSECLEDSTMGSVADTVARVLRGCLENMPEADCIPKEQLSTSFQWVTKWVDYSNKYGFGYQLSDHTVGVLFNNGAHMSLLPDKKTVHYYAELGQCSVFPATDAPEQFISQVTVLKYFSHYMEENLMDGGDLPSVTDIRRPRLYLLQWLKSDKALMMLFNDGTFQVNFYHDHTKIIICSQNEEYLLTYINEDRISTTFRLTTLLMSGCSSELKNRMEYALNMLLQRCN, from the exons atGGAGCTCTTGCGGACTATCACGTACCAGCCGGCCGCCGGCACCAAGATGTGCGAGCAGGCGCTGGGCAAGGCTTGCGGCGGGGACTCCAAGAAGAAGCGGCCGCCGCAGCCCCccgaggagccgccgccgccgccgcagcccgcGGGCCAGGGGCCGCCGGCGGCgccgcaccaccaccaccaccacgcgCACTCGGGCGCCGAGGTCTCGCGGATTATCGTGGACCCCACGACGGGGAAGCGCTACTGCCGGGGCAAAGTGCTGGGCAAG GGTGGCTTTGCCAAATGTTACGAGATGACAGATTTGACAAACAACAAAGTGTATGCTGCAAAAATCATTCCTCACAGCAGAGTAGCTAAACCTCATCAAAGGGAAAAG ATCGACAAAGAAATAGAGCTTCACAGAATCCTCCATCATAAGCACGTAGTGCAATTTTACCACTACTTTGaggacaaagaaaacatttacattcTCTTGGAATACTGCAGTAGAAGG TCCATGGCTCATATCTTGAAAGCAAGGAAGGTGTTGACAGAGCCAGAAGTCCGATACTACCTCAGGCAGATTGTGTCTGGACTGAAGTACCTTCATGAACAAGAAATCTTACACCGAGATCTCAAACTAG GGAACTTTTTTATTAACGAAGCCATGGAATTAAAAGTCGGGGACTTCGGTTTGGCAGCCAGGCTGGAACCCTTGGAGCACAGAAGGAG aacaATATGTGGTACCCCAAACTATCTCTCTCCTGAAGTCCTCAACAAACAAGGACATGGCTGTGAATCAGATATTTGGGCCTTAGGTTGTGTAAT GTATACAATGTTACTAGGAAGACCCCCCTTCGAAACTACAAATCTGAAAGAAACTTACAGGTGCATAAGAGAAGCAAGGTATACAATGCCATCGTCATTGCTGGCTCCTGCTAAGCACTTGATAGCTAGCATGTTGTCCAAAAATCCAGAGGATCGTCCCAGTTTGGATGACATCATTCGACATGAATTTTTTTTGCAG GGCTTCACTCCAGACAGACTCTCTTCTAGCTGTTGTCATACAGTTCCAGATTTCCACTTGTCAAGCCCGGCTAAGAATTTCTTTAAGAAAGCAGCTGCTGCTCTTTTTGGTGgcaaaaaagacaaagcaagatATATTGACACACATA ATAGAGTGtctaaagaagatgaagaaatttaCAAGCTTAGGCATGATTTGAAAAAGACTTCGATAACTCAGCAGCCCAGCAAACACAGGACAGATGAG GAGCTCCAGCCACCTACCACTACAGTTGCCAGATCTGGAACACCTGCAGTAGAAAATAAGCAGCAGATTGGAGATGCTATTCGCATGATAGTCAGAGGGACTCTTGGCAGCTGCAGCAGTAGCAGTGAAT GCCTTGAAGACAGTACCATGGGAAGTGTCGCAGACACAGTGGCAAGAGTCCTTCGAGGATGTCTAGAAAACATGCCAGAAGCTGACTGCATTCCCAAAGAGCAGCTGAGCACTTCCTTTCAGTGGGTCACCAAATGGGTCGATTACTCTAACAAATATGGCTTTGGGTACCAGCTCTCAGACCACACTGTAGGTGTCCTTTTCAACAATGGTGCTCACATGAGCCTCCTTCCAGACAAAAA AACAGTTCACTATTATGCAGAGCTTGGCCAGTGCTCTGTTTTCCCAGCAACAGATGCTCCTGAACAATTCATTAGTCAAGTGACGGTGCTCAAATACTTCTCTCATTACATGGAGGAGAACCTCATGGAT GGTGGAGATCTGCCTAGCGTTACCGATATTCGAAGACCTCGGCTCTACCTCCTTCAGTGGCTGAAATCTGATAAGGCCTTAATGATGCTCTTCAATGATGGCACCTTTCAG GTGAATTTCTACCACGATCATACGAAAATAATCATCTGTAGCCAAAATGAAGAATATCTTCTCACCTACATTAACGAGGACAGGATATCTACAACGTTCAGACTGACAACTCTGCTGATGTCCGGCTgttcatcagaattaaaaaatCGGATGGAATATGCTCTGAACATGCTCTTACAGAGATGTAACTAA